A genomic window from Cryobacterium sp. SO2 includes:
- a CDS encoding TetR/AcrR family transcriptional regulator: protein MTTGFGESPVRSSYRHGDLRRALIEAGVDLAGEGGPAAVVLREATRRAGVTPNAAYRHFADRQALLEAVCSSCQALVARAIEADQAAVTAPDAGERARLRFRAVGTGYLRFALEQPGQFQTAFSASSDLDSATSSARAGEQGLTPFQLLTVALDDLVTAGLLPAQRRPAAEFLAWSAVHGLAELFIDGPLRALPDAVKQALITRVIDMVEQGL, encoded by the coding sequence ATGACAACGGGTTTCGGCGAATCCCCGGTGCGATCTTCGTACCGGCACGGCGATCTGCGTCGCGCCCTCATCGAGGCCGGCGTCGACCTCGCCGGAGAGGGTGGCCCTGCCGCGGTGGTGTTGCGTGAGGCGACCCGGCGTGCCGGCGTCACGCCCAACGCCGCGTACCGGCATTTCGCCGACCGTCAGGCCCTGTTGGAGGCGGTCTGCTCGAGCTGCCAGGCCCTGGTCGCTCGGGCCATCGAGGCCGACCAGGCCGCCGTCACGGCGCCGGATGCCGGCGAGCGCGCCCGGCTGCGGTTCCGCGCCGTGGGAACCGGCTACCTGCGTTTCGCCCTCGAGCAGCCCGGCCAGTTCCAGACCGCCTTCTCGGCCTCCTCCGACCTGGACAGCGCCACCAGCTCCGCCCGTGCGGGCGAGCAGGGCCTCACGCCGTTCCAACTGCTCACCGTCGCGCTCGACGACCTCGTGACCGCAGGGCTGCTCCCGGCCCAGCGCCGGCCGGCGGCCGAGTTCCTGGCCTGGTCGGCCGTGCACGGCCTCGCCGAACTGTTCATCGACGGGCCGCTGCGCGCCCTGCCCGACGCGGTGAAGCAGGCTCTCATCACCCGGGTGATCGACATGGTGGAGCAGGGCCTGTAG
- a CDS encoding CarD family transcriptional regulator, whose translation MIFEVGETVVYPHHGAATITAVETRTIKGVEKRYITLTVHQSDLAINLPIDNAELVGVRDVIDAAGVEAVFDVLRSDVEEEPSNWSRRYKANTEKMGSGSVYRVSEVVRDLWRRDRISGVSAGEKRMLIKARQVLVSELALAQKSTEEEAFVTLDDVLNASVAEVA comes from the coding sequence ATGATTTTCGAAGTCGGCGAGACCGTCGTCTATCCCCACCACGGCGCAGCAACGATCACCGCGGTCGAGACCCGCACGATCAAGGGTGTCGAAAAGCGTTACATCACGCTCACCGTGCACCAGAGTGACCTGGCCATCAACCTGCCCATCGACAACGCCGAGCTCGTCGGCGTGCGCGATGTCATCGACGCCGCGGGTGTCGAGGCTGTCTTCGACGTGCTCCGCAGCGATGTCGAAGAAGAACCCAGCAACTGGTCGCGCCGTTACAAGGCCAACACCGAGAAGATGGGCAGCGGCAGCGTCTACCGCGTCAGCGAGGTCGTTCGCGACCTGTGGCGCCGCGACCGCATCTCCGGCGTCTCCGCCGGCGAGAAGCGGATGCTCATCAAGGCCCGCCAGGTTCTCGTCTCCGAGCTCGCGCTCGCGCAGAAGTCCACCGAAGAAGAGGCCTTCGTGACCCTCGACGACGTGCTGAATGCCAGCGTCGCCGAAGTCGCCTAG
- a CDS encoding potassium channel family protein, whose product MTATDGQTDPWGGTRQARWQQAVDWPLTGAAILFLLAYSITVIADVDVATAGVLRVVIVVSWAVFPVSYVVEIMLARHPWQWAVRHPLSLVFVLLPLLRPLRLLRVVAHSTVFQHSAGTAFRARVLVYLTGAATLVTYIAALAVFEAERTAPNANIVSFGDSFWWAAVTITTVGYGDFTPVTLRGRGIATALMLGGVGVVGVLTATLSSWIVQRVSELEERNEVPKTVKRPE is encoded by the coding sequence ATGACGGCGACCGACGGCCAGACGGATCCGTGGGGTGGAACGCGCCAAGCCCGCTGGCAGCAGGCCGTGGACTGGCCGCTGACGGGCGCGGCCATCCTCTTCCTGCTGGCCTACTCGATCACCGTGATCGCCGACGTCGACGTCGCGACCGCCGGAGTCCTGCGGGTCGTGATCGTGGTCAGCTGGGCGGTCTTCCCGGTGAGTTACGTCGTGGAGATCATGCTCGCCCGGCACCCGTGGCAGTGGGCGGTACGCCATCCGTTGAGCCTGGTGTTTGTGCTGCTGCCGCTGCTTCGCCCGCTTCGGCTGCTGCGGGTCGTCGCGCACAGCACCGTGTTCCAGCATTCCGCGGGCACGGCCTTCCGCGCCAGGGTCCTGGTCTACCTCACTGGTGCGGCAACCCTGGTCACCTATATCGCCGCTCTCGCGGTTTTCGAAGCGGAACGAACGGCGCCGAACGCCAACATCGTCTCGTTCGGCGACTCGTTCTGGTGGGCCGCGGTGACCATCACCACCGTGGGCTACGGCGATTTCACGCCGGTCACCCTGCGCGGGCGCGGAATCGCCACCGCCCTGATGCTCGGCGGGGTGGGGGTCGTGGGCGTTCTCACGGCCACGCTGTCGTCCTGGATCGTGCAGCGAGTATCGGAGCTCGAGGAGCGCAACGAGGTGCCGAAGACGGTCAAGCGACCCGAATAG